The region TCATTAAATGAGGGtccattattatttatttttccctcATTCCTCCTTTTTATGGCAACTAGGCGTGAAATGGATGGACTTTTTTGGATCACGTTTTTCATGGgctgcaataaaaaaaaacacatttagaAGCATCCCTTGGTGCACCACATGGCCAAAAGGGTTCCAAATTATTGAGTCTACTCGTTCATACTGGCTCTTTACGGGGCTGTCGGACTGGCAATGACATCGAACCGTGAAAAATGAAGTGAACCCCAAACAAATCGCAGGAAATTATTCAATTGTTTTCTTAGAGTTTTTAccacgtcatacccaataaaaAATCGACATGTGtctattataataaaaaaaatataaataaataaaacttaaaaattattttattttttttaaaaaaataaaaaatagcaaaaaggtGGTTGCCGGGAGTGGCCCGACCACATTTGGGGGTTGACACACGGCATCCCCTAGGCCTGGGGTGACCACGTGTCAATTTCCTATTAGGTATGACGttacaaactaacagaatctgttaacttaGTAGACGAAAAaaggttcagggagtgattcgtaattatagtttactacagggaccctccatgaactttttgtattacagggagtgatttgtaatttaggctaaccccAATGACCAGTGATGCAATTATCACGTAAAAAATTTCATCTTTTCCTGGCTAAATGAGTAACCAAACCCATATGagcaaaattatgaaaaatggCAAACATATCATTTCAAAGGCAACGTGAAAAGCTTTCAATCAAATGtacaaggagaagaaaaatgagtaaataatccataagaagaaaagaaaaattttagaggtaattacctttttcctccATAAACTAccggtcattgtcaacatgtcactacgaactgacacctcgaccagaAAAGAGCATATAACTATCGGCCATTATCAACATGCCACCCTGATTCAAGCTGGGAGGGCCACCAGCCACTCCTAGTGGTGGCTAGTGACCACCTCCGAACCTAGGGGTGGCCGTGCGACCACCCCAGATGCAccctggggtggctcgcaggccaacCCCCTCCCCTAAGGGGGTAGCTACCACTAGCAGCCACCCcttctattttttctcttttttttttttttttttttttttatatatatatataatatacatattcttttattaaattactgtttaaaggtatttttgtctttaaacaaaatttaacgtttaaaaattgaatatttcGTCCAATTTAACAAGATTCCTTAACGAAACGCGGGTAAAGATACAAAAATGGTAGTTGCATGCTTTCTTTTGGTTGATGTATCAGTTCGTggtggcatgttgacaatgatcAGTAGTTCATAAGGAAATCGTAATTACCTCAAAATTttatgaagaattttttttataaagatttttttcCCCAATGTTCAAATTTTtctactaaaacaaaattcaatttaaaaaacccatccagtaaaaacaaaaagtgaatCTCAAAATCTATCGAAAAGTGTATTTGTAATTACTTCAACTACCTAAAAAGTCCAAGTTCTAATACAACCCAATAAATTTCAAAACCCAGACCAAGCAAGCCTCTAAAGTTCAGAAATTTCAGAAGTAAGACCTTTAAACCAAGCATCCGTTTTGAATTAAAATGTTCAAATCTGATATAAAAGCAATGCCCATTCTCAATGTTCGTTGCTAGCATATTTTGGTATCTGAAATTAGTATTTAAAggaatcaaaaacaaaatttaaaaaagtgaaggATTATGACAAGGTAAAATATTTGAACAGACGAAACAAAATAAGAAGagtgaacccaaaaaaaaaaaaagaattaaaagaaaagcaGATAGATGGTGTCGTGGTGAGTGGGTGGAGGCGACCAAACCACGTTACGATGAGAGAGATTGGCCGGATGGTGGGTGGCGGCATTGCTTGGTGGTGGGCAGAGCCACTGCTTGGTGGTGGCCGGCGCTACTTGGGTGGAAGAGGGGgaggaaaaagttttgggagagagagagagaggggaaaaaaaaaaataaaaatggagaaaTAAACTCGCATGCGTTTTTgagtttgtatttttattttttttttaaaaaaaattgcgtGTAGAATGCTCATCCGTAGCATTAATCCTCCGGACACATAGGACCCCATCCACCAACTGCTTCCCGATAGCCACTCGTTTTCCGCCACGTCAACATCCCCTCCCCCAACGGTCAGCCACCTGTTACCACTCTCTCTACAGCATTTTCGAGCACATGTCTAATTTCAAATGACCAAACCAGCCCCCAGCAAACCCAACAATCCCCATCACTCCACTTACGTGGCACTCACCATTGCTTCTCGATCCACTCATCGAACAATAACATTGCATGGACTAGAACACCCATGGTTCCTTATAAATATTACGTATCGCCCTCTCTTCCATTACTTTCATCACCCATTATAACAACACCCTCTAAATTTGCTTCAACAAATTCCACATAACCAGGAGACCAAAATTGAACTCACCCTTCAAATCATGAGCCCTGCACAATTCCATGCAAAGAGGGACATGATCAATAACAATGCCTTGTGCCCACCTCCCCTCAAAATTGACAAGGACTCCTATCTCATCAAGAAACCGTCATTGTCATCGTCGTTGACATCAACGTCGTCGCCTTCGCCCATTAACGGCGTAATGGGGTCGAACAAGCCCCAACAGCGCCATCCGGTCATAATCTACACCCATTCTCCGAAGGTAATCCATACGCACCCTAAGGACTTCATGGCCTTGGTGCAAAAACTCACCGGGCTATCGCACTCCGAAGACAACGACGTGGTCCCAGCGCCGCATGATCATCATCGGAATTCTGGATCGGACAATAATGCCAGTTTGAAAATGTTGGATTCGGATCAGGAGAACAAAAGCAAGGATATTGTACTAGGAAACCATGATGATAACGAGTCGTCTTCTGTTATTACCGACGAGAATTGTAGCAGTGTAGGTGATGTGGGGCAAGTAATCAATTCTTGTTTTGTGCCACCTATTTTTGAGCCACCTCCAAATGCATACATGACAAATATTCCGATATTCACACCGAATTCAACTGAGTTCTTGTGCTCCAATCAACCTTTCTATAACTACACTGATCCTTTGTTTTTAACGCATGGCATGACTAGGGGGATTAACGAGTTCCGCGAGTATTAAACaaggtttttaataattttgatttgatttttttttttgaaataccaatttttcctttttgttgaagatttttttttatttttccaataaaAGTTCTAGTTTTATGGGAtagaatttctttttcttttttttttttttttaaaaaaaaaaatcatttttttattaattgtttataGATGGCGagaataaaaaggaaagaaaggaaaggaaatgaaAGTTGTTtctatgtagttttttttttttttttttttttctcagtttaAATGATGAATTCATATGGCTGTAGtttttatcctttttcttttcttcccttgTGATTGTTTAATGAGTTCATATGAATCTAACGCAATTAATGGCAATTCTATTGGATTTGATGTAAATGTGAAAGTAATTTTGTgtgttgagttgtttgttaatgcctTTGATTTCAAGTATATTTTGATGGAATTCAAACTCATCAATCTTTCAAATTCTCTCTCTTTGCTTCCGTTTTTGCCCTCCATATTTTATATTCCTCATAAATTTTTACGGTAATGTTAGCGTTATTGATTATTATCTGAATCTGCAAAATAAGATTGAAACgacaatttaataaattgtagaGATGGATAGAAAATGGGAATGAAGAAGTATCGGGAAAGGGTTTGTTGTATACCATTACAACTactttgaattttaaattagaGATAATTGTATCACTGGTCTTTGGAGTTGGCCTAAATACGAATTACTccttgtggtacaaaaagtttatggagagtcattgtgataaactataattgGGAATCACTCTCTAAACCCGTTTTTCGTCCATTAAGTTAACAAAATCCGTTAGTTTGTTACGTAGTGAAACAACCtctaaatataatttgtattgtaatctactAACTGACTTTGTTTACTCGGTGGATAGAAAACAGTTTCAGGGAGTAATTTACAATTATAATACCACATagagtgattcataatttaagCCAACGAAAAAAACCAGTATTGCAACTAATTCTTTAAACTATAACTCGTAACTTGATTTGTACCCACGGCTTGGGTTTCTTTTATAATTGTGAAAAAGTTGTCTTACACAATTTCATATTTTCTTGCAAAGACGAAAactttgacctttttttttccttgacaaaaaagaaaacgttttctgatgtttttaaaataaagttgaatTTATGACGAGCTCCTGgtatgcccttttttttttttttttttttttttttttttttttttttttttttttcaatgattcCGAGTTTAAGGATGTGTTTGGCAAAGATTTTTAggtgaattttgttttgaaaagtaataaaaatttattgatgtgacataaatggtgcgtttgggattgcgatttcatagacaataagtgcgattttaaaccaaatcgcaaagtATAAATcatttgggaactgcgtttttaaaaattgcaatttgaaaacataaaaaatcagttgcaggtaagatgatgcttttttaaaaactcaaaattttaaaggctaatttactattttaaatgctaaactgcgattttactaatcgcttaactacgtttttaaaaatcaattttttcaaatcacacattttaaaattgttattttaaatcgcactttttgaaatcgcgaacccaaacgaacccaaattagaaagaatttatatgaaaaaatgaaaaagaaaattgttttgcagtgtttttattattattatttcaatagtaataaaaaatattgatgtgatgttttgattttttttttttttcttgagaagtaaaaataaagaaagaaaatggaaagatGGTTAGAGcggtgtttgatttttgaaatttgatttcaattattatttagtacgcaaatttcaaaattaagcttgaaaaaaaaaagggtctgcAAAAGTTTTGAACCACCACATTGATCAAAAAGCTTCGAGAACAaaaagaggtaaaaaaaaaagtttgaactCCCATTTTGccttaataaaaaatagggaTGCCCAACATTTGACCAAACGTGGATattaatcaataattaattaatggggCTTCGTAAGGACTAAAATTTTGAGATACCTTGTAAGCGTGTTCCCTTCACACCAGAAGAGTAAAACTCGGACTTTTGGCCACAGACATGGCCTCAAAAACACTGTTTCCACTTAAGGGAGTCAAATACCAAGTCAAATATTAAGGGTTTACGCATATACATATGCCTTAAACAAGAAAACAATAGCATCTTGCCCAATTATATAAGGATATCCGCATTTTTAGGAATAGGCAACACCATATCTAAGGACATTGAAGCTTAGTGCATTTGATGCATCAGTTCGATCATGCATGCACATGAGCGGAACTCTATTATTCAAGCACGTCTTTGCTGAAGAACAAATGACAGTTCGCTTATCTATACCAAGACATTAGCATTTCTAATTCTGGGCAATGTGAACATCTATGTACGTCCGAGCTCAATGCTTTTTAAAACATGCAATTagccgatagaaatatacatatgttatTCTCCATTAAAAttcatatgcatactaatacgtctagcataaaattACCATATagcatatcatgaaaacattacactCGTAAAAACAATATTATGCATGCTCATGCAAACTTCTATTTGTTTTGGGACGTGAGCTCCCAGTTTCATTGACCAAATAGCATGGGACGTGATCCCCCACTAGTTACTATTTCCTGTGAAACGTGAGCTCCCACTTCGTTCCAAGTTCTGTATGTCATATACTTATACCTCATGCTTAaaacaatgtatatatatatatatatatatatatatatatatatatatatatatatatatatatatatatatatatatatatttcatttcattattCATGCCTTTAAATTATGCTTTCTTCATAAAATACTAAATAGTTCAATATACCACTTTCACAATCACAAATTGTATGCTTAAAAATCCCAACCGCAGCAGACAGTTAAACattcaaattacaattaaatcACACTTCACACTCATATTCCAATTTGCAATAATATCAATGCCATAATTTCAACATATTCGAAactacttaaatcatcaaaaacATATATCATTAACATATTGTTGGTTCGGTAAGAAAAACACATATTATTTACATTTCTATAAATTACATTTCTCAGTGAATAGAATACTCACAGTGGCTGTGTAGACAATAGGCTCTCAACGAACTCCTAAGCCTAATTTGCAATCTTTCACTAAAAACACAACACATTGCAACCCATTTAGCACATTAAACTATAAACActctaattagcacttgaattgCTTAAGAGTTACACTGTTGGAATACCCATAAAATTTTTAGGGTTTCAAACACATACCCACTAACCAGAATCAccaacccataagaaaatcttagggttagattTATAATATACCATCTAAACCAAATACCCATAAATTAGAATTTGGAGAAACTTACAAAAAACTCACCCAAACACTACCCGGAGTTTGGGAAATCTAAAAAGCTCCAAATTGCACAAAACTTAGAGAACAAcaaagattaaactcacatttgaCAAGATTTAgcaaaaaatcttcaaaaacaCGAGTTTAACGATTTACCTTAAAACGATCAGTCAAAACGTAGATTCTCTTGCGTAGATCACGTTTTTGAGGTTGGATTTGAGGTATAGAGTTTAGACTTTCGTGGATTTACGGTTTTTAGtgaaaaaccctaagaaaatcGTGTGGAAAGGTAGAGAGAATCGAAGAAATGAGTCAAATAAACTCATTCTCGCATATATTCTCAGGTGTCGTTTGGACAGGTTACTTAAAGGTCCGAACGCACGCATATTTTGATTCGCATGCGTCCCGTAGGATGTTCGGATGAGTTGCGAATGTGAACCTACTGACCTGAGCGTCCCCATAGGTGTCCAAACAGGTATTGAACGGAAACCTACTGACCTCAATGTCTGCAATAGGGTTCGGACAGACTGCGGATGGGGAACACACTGACTCCAGTGTCCCCATAGGTGTTCAGACGGTGTTGCGAACGCAACACACAGAACGTCTATCCGAGCCTATTTTAGCATCCGGATTCGACCCTAAGTGttttttaagcattttttttgACGTTACAtcaattctaattatttttctaatttaatttaCGTCTCAAATTCTCATGTAATGTCTCGGACATTACAACCCAAAGACACCCCTTCTACTGCCCAAAATTCTGTTTTCTTGATGGGTTTTCCCTTTTTTGATCCATTTCCCCCCTCCCTGGTTGGTCTCATGGGCAGTTTGGTAGGTAGAAGTTGAACATATAAACCATAGCCACTTTCATATTTCTTGAATTGTCTACTCAAACCCCTCTCTCATCCATGGCTCATTTTCTGCTCACATGCTCCTCATGGTGGGTCTAACGAAATTGTTTGGGATTCCCTCTCCGGAATTGGAAATTCTATTGGTGGTCCGTGGCTTGGGACCCTCATGCGTGACTTCCCGTTATCAGCGACAATAATGGTTGGATTATTGCTGCCTGCACCAAAAAATTATCCTCTGTAGCCTCGATGTGGGAGGCAACGCCACTCCTCCTTGCCATTCGACTTGCTGTCCACCATGGCTGCTCTTCTCTCCATCTTGAAGAGGACTCACTACTCACTATTTTGGCCATCAACAAAGGCCACTTCTCTGAGTGACCATGCCTCCTTGATTGCAAATTCCTACCTTCAACCCCATTCTTTTTCGGAATTAGAATGCTACAAAGTTCGAAGATTTCAAGATGTGCCAACTACTGTGCCCACTCAGTTGCTAATAGGATGTTTCCGGCTAAGCGTTTGGAAGCATTtctgaaaacttttttttttttttctttacggATTAGGAGTGGCAAAAATTTCCCTCTGATTTAGACGACGAATGATTGCTGTACTTATCTTTTTCCGTCGAAGAAGCCAGATCTGCTATTTTACATTCTTTGTCCTATTTgtgtttctaatttttattgtcacaagATGtacgaatttaaaaaaataaaatcattaaag is a window of Alnus glutinosa chromosome 4, dhAlnGlut1.1, whole genome shotgun sequence DNA encoding:
- the LOC133866224 gene encoding VQ motif-containing protein 20, coding for MSPAQFHAKRDMINNNALCPPPLKIDKDSYLIKKPSLSSSLTSTSSPSPINGVMGSNKPQQRHPVIIYTHSPKVIHTHPKDFMALVQKLTGLSHSEDNDVVPAPHDHHRNSGSDNNASLKMLDSDQENKSKDIVLGNHDDNESSSVITDENCSSVGDVGQVINSCFVPPIFEPPPNAYMTNIPIFTPNSTEFLCSNQPFYNYTDPLFLTHGMTRGINEFREY